A window of Thermococcus sp. EP1 genomic DNA:
TATACCTACTTTCCAGGAGATTTCTAAATCCCCAATAAGAGATTTAAGCTTCCTATCAAGTTTTTCAAAACCACTTCGATCTCCATAAATTTTTTCAAGAATAACTATTTCCATGTTATCATCCCCGCAGTTCATTATTTATCCAAAAATCAAGCTTTAAGCCCTAGTTCTTTTTCAAGTTTTTTTATCTTTTCTTGAAGCTCTTTCACAATTTCGGTGTTGTCATATTGCATAAGCATTTCTCCGCATAGAGGGCATCTGAATTCATATTCCATGGCTTCATCAAAAGTTAACCTTGGATGTCCTGGAGTTCCGCAGTGGTAATAAATCTCTCTAGTTTCTTCATCAAGCACTTCTTTGAGTTTTTTAAGTTCTTGCATTTTTTTGGCTTTTATTATTTCGGGCAGTCTTTTTGTTTCAAGACGCCAGTAATAGTAGTACCATCCAGTATCCTTATCTCTGGTTCTTCTGAACTCTGCGAGCTGGTTGTCGTAGAGAGAATAGAGAATTTTGCGCACAGTATTTACTCTTATTCCAGTTACTTCGGCTAGTTCCTCGTCTGTAGCTTCACCTTTCTT
This region includes:
- the tfe gene encoding transcription factor E, whose product is MKSNDLEGLFMARKRNKELMKFAEEIGGEEAIEVIKALEKKGEATDEELAEVTGIRVNTVRKILYSLYDNQLAEFRRTRDKDTGWYYYYWRLETKRLPEIIKAKKMQELKKLKEVLDEETREIYYHCGTPGHPRLTFDEAMEYEFRCPLCGEMLMQYDNTEIVKELQEKIKKLEKELGLKA